Sequence from the Maniola jurtina chromosome 18, ilManJurt1.1, whole genome shotgun sequence genome:
gtagctcctaaactaatgaaccgatttgaattttttttttgtttgaaaggtggtttgatcgagagtggtgttcttatagctataatccaagaaaatcggttcagccgtttgaaagttatcagcttttttctagttactgtaaccttcagttgtcgggggtgttataaatttttaatttacacttgttattaatggtcgcgacaggtcgacatggcaatcggggtatggaGTGAGTCGCTCGCGCGTactttagagcctcaatagctcaaccggtaaaggagtggactgaaaaccgaaaggtcgacggttcaaaccccgcccgttgcactattgtcgtacctactcctagcacaagcctgacgcttagttggagaggaaaggggaatattagtcatttaacatggcttctttttaaaaaaaaaacaaaaaaaaaaaaaaaaactttttacataCGAGACTTAAAACTATGGCATAGTTTTAGTCTCGTAGGCATGTAAAAAGTACACTGTTGTGTATACTTGTGTGACGAGTGTTGCACGAGCATATACTATACGTGCACGAGTTCGCACATCCGTATCAACCGCATTAATTGCATTTTTGAACTTTTTTACTGTAGAAGAATCAAAAACGTAATTTACCTTCTATGGCTATTTCTCACTCGGTGTACGAGTTTGAATAATTAAGTTATGTTACTACATATAGGAAAGTTTAATGAAAACCcagttttatataactttttatttatacaacTGTCTGTTCATACTCCACATTGGTTTTCTTGTGATTTTCGTCATCACTCGATGGAGAATGGCCTCGTTTTCCAGCGCTTTTTTCCTTGTTGCTGTGTTTGTTCTGATTTCGTATCGCCTTCGATATTTTCTCTTCGCCAATACTAgaacaacaattttattttaattacatatcGCACCTTTAGTAGTATAGAGacctaattcaaaatttaacgATTTCGAGTTTGAGTGATAGAATGACTGGATAGCCATTTCCATTgactcataataaaattatccatGTAGCGTAGAAAGAGACAAATTTTCTCTTTTGCtctatttagttttttcaatttaGCCCGTgccgcgtgtgtgtgtgtgcgcgcgtgagtgtgtgtgtgtgatataATGGAAGTCTTACTTCACAGCGGCTCTAGAGCCGGGTCCCCAATACGGTGTCGGGTTGAACTGGAAGCGCAGTTGTCCGTCGCGGCGACTTATCGGGTTGGCGTCGGGTCGCTCGCTCAGatcgatcccacttctgatgtctTGTGACAGTATGTGTTTTGCGACAGGGTCCGATTCCAATCtgcaatacaaaaatataatgacataagaaaaatatttacaccCTTTTTTCTTTACAATATTTCCATAATCATGGATGGGTACACCCCTAAACAGGAAGAAAATTTTCTGAACGCTCTACTACTGTCATGTGCCACGTGAGGTGGGTAACATAAGCAGAAAAAGAAAACACAAGTTTCTAAAAGAAAcctaaaaaaacataaatttacAAATTCTTACTTGGCCGGTTTGATGGGGTGAGTCTTCTCCCACGTGCGTATGATGTCCCATATGATCTGAGCGGGTGCCGCGGTCTTTATCGACAACTTCGCTGCGTGGGAGTACGACACTTTATACCCTGCGTTCAGGATCGCGGACCTGAGGGACACaatattttccattttttaacttattgctgaagcattatcatcatcatcgtggtCAACCATCgccagctaactactgagcacgggtctcctctcagaatgagaagcggtttggccatagtctaccatgctgcCCAAGTACAGacaggcagacttcacataccgggatcgaacccccgacctccccaATAGGAGGcggaccactaggctatcagcgCTTGCTGAGCGTAACCCTGTGACCATGACGAGAACTCCCTGGATACGTTAGTTGGTATCGAAAAACCCTGGGTTGACGACATCCCTGGAGCAGtcgtaagtgctgtggtcttaataGTGGGAgatcccgagttcgattcccggcaggggtttggagtTGTATCGTTTCTAaacttctggtctggtctggtgggaggcttcggccgtggctagttaccaccctactggcaaagctgtgccgtcaagcgatttagcgttccggtacaatgcagTGTAGGATCCAAAGGGGTGTGGATttcatgaaaactgccataccccacCAGGCTAGATTACAATCAAGGACCAACTGTATaggaattaaatttaaaaaaaaagaattatatgGGTGTGTAGTGTATAATACATAGTATGTACCTCATAACTAGCATAGGCATGGTTTCCAAATGCACCCTCCCAAACAGTTTGTCCAGGGTATAATACAACGGCACGTCCGGCAACTCTTCCCGGACCATGGCGAGAACTCCCTGGATACGTTTGTTGGTGCCAAATAATTCTGGATTCTCTTGCACGTGTGTGAGTACGCGCGTCACAAACACATCGTCATGTATCGGCGCCGACCATATCGGACCGCCTAGCTGTTCCAAacatagtaaaatatttatgattatagaaaaaaatgttGCATCCTGAAGACAAAGAtactatgtattataaatgagacagtgttcgtttgttggtttgtccttcaatcacgtcgcaatggattAACGTGATTTTTTATGGATATAGGTTAAGACCGGGagagtgacatgggctacttattatcctaggaaatcaaagatttcacactatcttttttttaaacctggagagtaacatagactaTTTATTATCCTAGGAAATGAAAGattttccatttttatttttcaaacctatatccacgcgtaTGAAGACGCGGGTATCTCTAGTATTATATACCACTTTCATTTcggtatttattaaaattagtaaaatatttcatcaatctgtatagttataaaattttcgAGCTCGCTACCCTCACACCTATGGTTATACTTTCCTACAAGTAAACAAAACTCTCACATGATGCCTCTGGTTGCAGTGTACACAGTGTTCCCCAACAGGAGGCACTGCGGGTAGATAGGCCTTGGTTTGTTGGGGGTTCTTCTCTGTCGGGTTGGGTTTGAAACCCCCGAGTGGTTGCAGGGTTATGTTGTCACAGCCCACACAGTGGTATGCCATAGATAATTtgctggaaaaaaattaaaataaaattgttcagCTAATCAGTATATTTAGTTAGACgttataatatgaagttataAATAGTATTTTTCCCTTTTCTTTAAATTCCCTTATGTAATATTAAGTGCAAAGGCTCAAATTATACTTGTTGATTacgacttttttttttcttctagtaataaaattcaaattaattcgGGAATATACAAAATAgtcaaaagtaatatttttttcactcACCTGGTAGTTTTTTTACAATGTATCGCCCCAGAGTAGATTTTGACAAACACTCTAATATAGAAGTCGGCAGATATACTCAGTAGTGGTACGATGTACCGACTGTATCTGTTTGCGTGTTGCTCTATACATTGCAGTAGGATTCTCAATGCCTAAAACAATTATAAACTGATAaggtttttatatttgaaaaaaatttaaatttgatttggaagaaatagatttttaaactatAGTGGTTTTATGTTTATTCTTAGAAATTCGGCTATAATATTCAGAATTATTAGAACTCAAAAAAGtaacatttctaaaaataaggAATTATTTCAGTACAAATTAACAAATTCTCAAAAATTTTTGGAACACCTCATACAAGTATTACTATACAGTCTGATATGTGCTGCCCAGCAAATGCTGTGCTGAAATTGTGTTCcactttatacaaaaaaaaattatagcaaaataaaaagaaatcaaCCTTACCatgattatatattttatcaaaagtaaaaaggtaagtaaatcATGAAAATTAACACTCAAATTTTTCACcttgtgccatgtgggtgcaaaaactcattttaagtaattattacgTATTTAATTACTAACTACTACTTACCACtcattttaagtttgtttatacatactttatgcacaagatgaataaattagtTTCTTTCTTCAATTAACTTACCATTTCATGGCAGCATTTAGTTTTTAGACTGACAGCCCCATATTTACAATAGCATGTCTCGGGTGAGTTTCCCGCCAAAACTGCCATATCAGTTGCAGTCACCAACAGTAGCCCTCCGTCCTGCACACTCTGTACTGCAGAGTCCAGGAAGATAGATGGACATCCGTACGGGTCCAAGTCTATGGCTGCAAACCTCTTACTTGGATGCTTGTGTTTGTACATTAGCATGCTGGAAGCAATGAAAGTATGTTTTGGCAAACGGCACAGTGGTGAGGTGTGTGGTGATCttaatcctacttaatattataaatgtgaaagtgtggaagtttgtatgttcgttactcaatcacgcaggaactactggatggatttggctgaaatttggaatagagatagattataccctggattaactaataggccactttttatcccagaaaatcaaagagttcctgcggaattttgaaaaacgtaaacccacgtggacaaagtcgcgggcatcagctagtattaaataactCAAACAACTTACCAGGCATCATCTTGGCTGGTTTCAATCAACTCTACCACACCATTATGCACAATGTTAGACTTTATTGTCTCAACAGCTTGCTCCGACAGGTCATTAGCAATGATTTTTGTTATGTTTGGCACTTCTTTAGCATAACGGATACTTCTAAGACCTGTTGCAGATAGTGCTTCTAGAATTATTACAGGGAtctaaaaattattaagaattAGCTTAGAAGAGCTGATTATGGAAAGAGAGGGACTAATAACCATGTTTTGAAAATTAAGAAAGCAGAAAGAGTTAGTGCAAAAAATATATGCAGCTAAATACTgacttaaaatatgtttaatgtttaaaaaaaagttaaagttagCCTTGGCAAGCTCTTAAGCTTAAATACTTTTGACATTTACAGCCAAAACTCCCAAAAATCAGTCACAAAGACATTCTTAAGCAATATGAGACATTTCAATCTCCCAagattcatgttttttttttttggtaaagaatatatggtttttattttacttaggtaagtatctcTTATGTTTTTAAGCAAAATAGGACACAAaatctagtaagtaggtacttgaactaataatcaaaataaaaacaaacctCAGGGGTATCTCCATTTCCAGCAATATCATCAATAACATTTTCAG
This genomic interval carries:
- the LOC123874291 gene encoding probable tRNA (guanine(26)-N(2))-dimethyltransferase encodes the protein MKYIKFLLRYSPKIMKMEASTVVMNQKCIKEGQAEIRLTSDKVFYNPVQEFNRDLSIAVLSVFTKDYIEEKLTRAQKIVKKSENVIDDIAGNGDTPEIPVIILEALSATGLRSIRYAKEVPNITKIIANDLSEQAVETIKSNIVHNGVVELIETSQDDACMLMYKHKHPSKRFAAIDLDPYGCPSIFLDSAVQSVQDGGLLLVTATDMAVLAGNSPETCYCKYGAVSLKTKCCHEMALRILLQCIEQHANRYSRYIVPLLSISADFYIRVFVKIYSGAIHCKKTTSKLSMAYHCVGCDNITLQPLGGFKPNPTEKNPQQTKAYLPAVPPVGEHCVHCNQRHHLGGPIWSAPIHDDVFVTRVLTHVQENPELFGTNKRIQGVLAMVREELPDVPLYYTLDKLFGRVHLETMPMLVMRSAILNAGYKVSYSHAAKLSIKTAAPAQIIWDIIRTWEKTHPIKPAKLESDPVAKHILSQDIRSGIDLSERPDANPISRRDGQLRFQFNPTPYWGPGSRAAVNIGEEKISKAIRNQNKHSNKEKSAGKRGHSPSSDDENHKKTNVEYEQTVV